The following are encoded together in the Thermococcus sibiricus MM 739 genome:
- a CDS encoding PIN domain-containing protein: MNRLISELPVLLLPPPSDLSQLIEIMERYSLLPNDALIVLACKAHGINKIATFDSDFENVEFLEKLP, from the coding sequence TTGAATAGATTAATTTCTGAACTGCCAGTTCTCCTTTTACCCCCTCCGTCAGACTTGAGTCAGTTAATTGAGATTATGGAAAGATATTCTCTCCTCCCTAATGATGCTTTAATTGTGCTCGCCTGCAAAGCCCATGGGATTAACAAAATAGCAACTTTCGACTCTGATTTTGAAAATGTTGAATTT